From Paenibacillus segetis, one genomic window encodes:
- a CDS encoding S-layer homology domain-containing protein — protein MKRFRPIFASLMSLLLILSVIPSYSAQAASGGTGATKIPSGTVTIMNKWKGNYLYEASNATVRYGMTNPQDESAHWAVDTANGLSRIRNVKTGNYITISNTPQRNNALTTTASGDSIDTQWIIDLSNRDGFMVIRSATAPQGNLVIHEEDQLGFAEASSDINITFESPQWAFSSVDAPSPVRIQSNMKPNEFIYEDEETGDVKHGEIKEGDLYSQWYIDSEEGSNQITIRNAGTGNLIKQNTEELSWAGISTTKKPSDIPNATHWLQLPATNKPGYVVFESVAQPGNYIHPQEPSDQVLRSNNWAGGPDGINALWKIVPTSKLPSVRIGAYTDNNVATDFLYEDNGSIKHGSIDTDNNPYFSWVVEDYDLSKRIRNLGSNNYLMIDGSNLLAQPVSATEATYQWSFTESDSYDDYKTIQNVGNPNLYITIGGGDSTTVSADASSLEAQWELVDPSTPTDGSDHYIRIQNVWQPFYLYENQDGTLKYGNIRQDDQRDQWLVVKYNGRKLFKNRETGHYMNIADMPDGHIQATELADLSNVDNTYIWSGKNLGASTYVISNLTDKVPGQPFTKFMSLQNLTKYAEYSVINPSWGSPQWRFILVKENKPQFYHFKLKGTDQYLNDDHSTDTISTATYGPLDGDFSTWFLKENASGQLIMKNQGSGRTLSMENIAGKETEEEPALAVETRTEVYDSWASIKWLLENRPETGEVNIKSGWTNAHYLYATHDDQNRPVFKVSKASGAADRTESIFVPETVQIAPQPIPQTPVRIKSVMGSSYLYENSSGVVLYGDLAENNGYAHWLISIGSDGKQLIQNRATGHYLTLTEDYTFLESKDATPADSGASSWSVQRAPDGERVTVRSNYAGYDDEFINIENNTGYAERGLLLDSSSSVQWELQAAPAQFTTPNMQEYRNLNTTTPVQDDTNMVVISVPGTQGKVIAESGGKIVLADANQSNIYSKWLLQDFNGRYLLKNTSSNHYLSLNDKLEPIVSSSTGDLSSQWTLEDKLGYRTLSNAKRANGLLLHTAAGISFAESASLEEAKWSFQPVASDVTYPAKDAFKSDTVIHFAVNAETEGKFTGQIRYRNGANTEQKLQLSVNGYAQQELVIKGSSGWSTAEVTLNLRAGMNSVSLSGTSEAIAKVEVDGLTVKNSVNKAYRGATVPYISYEAEDMKTNGTLIGPSRKYRSIASEASGRKAVSLDNSGDYVEFTLAKPANSLVLRYSIPDSKDGLGADETLSLYIDGVFKQSLNLTSKYAWEYGSYPWSNDPRQGSGHRFFDEIHALIGDVPQGATIQLKKDSGNQAESYVIDLVDMEQVAPANQQPEGFVSVTDFGAVANDGMDDTEAFNKALEAANNQGTGVWFPAGTFDFGDDLLDLDSAIIRGAGMWYTTLNGAKFFGHGGRIEVYDLLIDGGINERDDEAFTNAFHGAFGPESVIQQVWIEHTKAGLWLTQPIGEKARTNGLYMMGLRIRNLMADGINFAVGTHDSMMEQSDIRYPGDDGIAMWSFTDPKLNDVNGTERTPSVNNTARFNTVSIPWLADNIVLFGGKDNKIQDNIVKDTVTNGAGIAVSTRFSAEPFEGTTIVERNTLTRTGSYDTGYGVSLGALWLFAGESDMTGKIILRNNVAQDSTYAGLIAHGDFTMQDVLLQNIVIDGTGTNGIDVTPKVKGSATVDNVIVRGDRMKMVSNPAPQFRFNEINLGFASLKNPPIVDPGDPNEPGSPGGGSGASGSGGASGTAPSSSSTAAFDAALKAGLEAGQARIELKVGSDGNVNLTASALLAAATAHPDTMIAVVGDGAAYLFPLALTEQVLKQAGVVDSSKAVISIQVSPITESEQAGLSQQAKKQGVELIGDAKKFTVSVAEGNKTTEITHYDGTTYVERQMTVNGKVDPATAVVLLYDPTTGTLRYVPALFVVNADGTTTVTIKSTANGIFTVANHPMTFSDINNHWAKSEIDRLASRYIVKGISSDRFAPGQSVSRAEFAAMLVRALDLQSGGNNVTYQDVNSNAWYSEAIAAAAHYGLVNGYKEGSFRPNANISREEMAVMTARALKLLQAKVTQDSPLLVAFNDAALVHEWAREDVELLLAAGIMKGQSEARFAPGSQTTRAESAVILSRLLVLGKLLNP, from the coding sequence ATGAAACGATTCAGGCCAATATTCGCGAGCCTGATGTCCCTACTACTCATCTTGTCAGTCATCCCCTCGTATTCAGCTCAAGCAGCATCTGGAGGAACTGGTGCGACAAAGATTCCTTCAGGAACCGTAACCATCATGAACAAATGGAAGGGAAACTATCTGTACGAAGCCTCGAACGCGACGGTCAGGTACGGTATGACGAATCCGCAGGACGAGTCAGCGCATTGGGCTGTTGATACTGCAAATGGATTGTCACGCATTCGAAATGTCAAAACAGGTAATTACATTACAATTTCCAATACCCCTCAGCGTAATAATGCGTTGACGACAACAGCATCCGGTGACTCCATCGATACACAGTGGATCATCGACCTATCCAATCGGGACGGCTTCATGGTGATTCGCAGCGCAACAGCACCGCAAGGGAATCTAGTCATTCATGAAGAGGATCAACTTGGATTCGCCGAAGCTAGCTCGGATATCAACATCACCTTCGAGAGTCCGCAGTGGGCATTTAGTTCAGTTGATGCTCCTTCTCCGGTACGGATTCAAAGCAATATGAAACCTAATGAGTTCATCTATGAAGATGAAGAAACAGGTGATGTGAAACATGGTGAAATAAAAGAAGGTGATTTGTATTCACAATGGTATATTGATAGTGAAGAAGGTAGCAATCAAATTACCATACGTAACGCAGGAACGGGCAATCTCATTAAGCAGAATACTGAAGAGTTGTCCTGGGCAGGAATATCTACCACAAAAAAACCATCTGATATTCCCAACGCAACTCATTGGTTACAACTACCTGCAACAAATAAGCCAGGTTATGTCGTATTCGAAAGTGTTGCTCAACCCGGCAACTATATTCATCCACAAGAACCAAGTGACCAAGTTCTTCGCTCGAATAACTGGGCAGGTGGACCAGATGGAATAAATGCACTGTGGAAAATTGTTCCCACTTCAAAGTTACCGTCCGTTCGGATTGGTGCTTATACAGATAACAATGTAGCCACCGACTTCCTCTATGAAGATAATGGCAGTATAAAGCATGGATCCATCGATACAGACAATAATCCTTACTTCTCTTGGGTCGTGGAAGACTATGATCTAAGTAAACGCATCCGGAATCTAGGCAGTAATAATTATCTCATGATAGATGGGAGCAATTTGCTTGCCCAACCAGTCAGTGCTACGGAAGCAACGTATCAGTGGTCTTTCACAGAGTCCGACAGCTACGATGATTATAAGACCATTCAGAACGTAGGCAACCCTAATCTGTATATTACAATAGGTGGTGGAGATTCCACCACGGTGTCGGCGGATGCCAGTAGTCTAGAGGCACAGTGGGAGTTGGTTGACCCTTCGACACCAACAGATGGATCCGATCATTACATTCGGATTCAGAATGTCTGGCAGCCCTTTTATTTATATGAGAATCAGGACGGGACGCTGAAATACGGAAATATCCGTCAGGATGATCAGCGCGATCAATGGCTTGTAGTGAAATATAATGGTCGCAAACTGTTCAAAAACCGTGAAACCGGCCACTATATGAACATAGCCGATATGCCTGATGGCCATATTCAAGCGACTGAGCTTGCCGATCTATCAAACGTGGATAATACGTATATCTGGAGTGGAAAAAACCTAGGTGCAAGCACATACGTCATAAGCAATTTAACGGATAAAGTGCCAGGGCAACCCTTTACCAAGTTTATGTCCCTGCAAAACCTAACCAAATATGCTGAATACAGCGTAATTAATCCATCTTGGGGCAGCCCACAGTGGAGGTTTATACTTGTAAAAGAAAACAAACCGCAGTTTTATCATTTCAAGCTTAAAGGAACGGATCAATACCTTAATGATGATCACAGCACGGATACTATAAGTACTGCAACTTACGGACCGCTGGATGGTGACTTTTCCACTTGGTTCCTCAAGGAGAACGCTAGCGGGCAACTGATCATGAAGAACCAAGGCAGCGGTAGAACGCTATCGATGGAGAATATCGCAGGTAAAGAAACCGAAGAAGAACCTGCATTAGCTGTTGAAACACGGACTGAAGTGTATGATTCTTGGGCCAGTATCAAATGGCTGCTTGAGAATCGACCTGAAACTGGAGAGGTTAATATCAAGAGTGGGTGGACAAATGCCCATTATCTATATGCTACACATGATGATCAGAACAGACCTGTCTTTAAAGTAAGTAAGGCAAGCGGAGCTGCCGATCGCACAGAATCTATCTTCGTACCAGAAACGGTACAAATCGCACCACAACCTATTCCACAGACACCGGTTCGGATTAAGAGTGTAATGGGCTCATCCTATCTCTATGAGAATAGTAGCGGAGTCGTATTGTATGGTGATCTTGCGGAGAACAATGGATATGCTCATTGGCTCATATCAATAGGGTCCGATGGTAAGCAGTTGATCCAGAATCGAGCCACTGGACACTATTTAACATTAACTGAGGACTATACCTTCTTAGAGAGTAAGGATGCAACTCCAGCTGATAGCGGTGCCTCTTCTTGGTCAGTCCAACGGGCACCAGACGGAGAACGTGTAACTGTTCGTAGTAATTATGCTGGTTATGACGATGAATTCATTAACATTGAAAATAATACTGGTTATGCAGAACGTGGTTTATTACTGGATTCATCAAGTTCAGTACAATGGGAGCTTCAAGCTGCTCCGGCGCAATTCACAACACCAAACATGCAAGAGTATCGGAATTTGAATACGACGACTCCAGTTCAAGATGATACCAATATGGTCGTTATATCTGTTCCAGGTACACAAGGCAAAGTGATAGCAGAAAGTGGCGGAAAGATTGTATTAGCCGATGCAAATCAGAGCAATATTTACTCCAAATGGTTACTACAAGATTTCAACGGACGTTATCTGCTCAAAAATACTTCATCCAATCATTACTTGTCCTTAAATGACAAGCTCGAGCCAATAGTCTCCAGTTCCACGGGGGATTTAAGCTCTCAATGGACGCTGGAAGATAAATTGGGGTATCGTACACTGTCCAATGCCAAAAGAGCGAATGGTTTATTGCTGCATACAGCAGCCGGAATCAGCTTCGCGGAGTCTGCTTCCCTTGAGGAAGCTAAATGGAGCTTCCAACCCGTAGCCTCGGATGTTACCTATCCTGCAAAGGATGCATTTAAGAGTGATACGGTCATCCATTTCGCAGTGAATGCAGAAACTGAAGGTAAGTTTACAGGGCAAATTCGTTATAGAAATGGAGCGAATACAGAGCAAAAGCTGCAGCTTTCTGTAAATGGATACGCTCAACAAGAACTTGTTATTAAAGGCTCATCCGGCTGGAGTACAGCCGAAGTAACGCTGAATCTTCGAGCAGGCATGAACTCGGTTTCGCTAAGCGGAACAAGCGAAGCTATCGCTAAAGTTGAAGTTGACGGCCTAACTGTAAAGAACAGCGTGAATAAGGCTTACCGGGGAGCAACAGTGCCTTATATCAGCTATGAAGCAGAAGACATGAAGACAAACGGAACGCTAATTGGCCCATCCCGTAAATATCGCAGCATCGCTTCTGAGGCTTCTGGCCGCAAGGCTGTAAGCTTGGACAACAGCGGTGACTACGTGGAATTTACGCTGGCTAAACCAGCTAACTCTCTCGTACTTCGGTACTCGATACCGGATAGTAAGGATGGACTAGGTGCTGATGAGACCTTATCCCTCTATATCGATGGAGTCTTTAAGCAATCGCTGAACTTAACATCGAAATATGCATGGGAATACGGAAGCTATCCATGGTCCAACGACCCGCGTCAAGGTAGCGGACATCGCTTCTTTGATGAAATACATGCATTGATCGGTGACGTTCCACAAGGAGCAACGATTCAGTTGAAGAAGGACTCAGGTAATCAGGCAGAATCCTATGTCATCGATTTGGTTGATATGGAGCAAGTCGCACCTGCTAATCAACAACCTGAAGGTTTCGTCTCCGTGACCGATTTCGGAGCAGTAGCTAATGATGGTATGGATGATACCGAAGCATTCAATAAAGCCTTAGAAGCTGCCAATAATCAGGGCACAGGAGTATGGTTCCCGGCAGGAACCTTCGACTTTGGCGATGATTTGCTGGATTTGGACTCGGCAATCATCCGTGGTGCTGGAATGTGGTATACAACACTTAACGGCGCCAAATTCTTTGGTCATGGTGGCCGGATCGAAGTATATGACCTACTGATTGACGGAGGTATTAATGAACGGGACGATGAGGCGTTCACCAATGCTTTCCACGGAGCATTCGGGCCAGAGTCGGTCATTCAACAAGTATGGATCGAGCACACCAAAGCAGGTCTGTGGCTGACTCAACCAATTGGCGAGAAAGCACGTACCAACGGACTATATATGATGGGACTACGTATCCGTAATTTGATGGCTGATGGAATTAACTTTGCCGTTGGGACACATGACAGCATGATGGAGCAAAGTGATATTAGATACCCAGGCGATGATGGAATCGCCATGTGGTCGTTCACAGATCCGAAACTGAACGATGTGAATGGTACGGAAAGAACGCCTAGTGTGAACAACACGGCTCGCTTTAACACGGTATCCATTCCGTGGCTCGCGGATAACATTGTCTTATTTGGCGGCAAAGATAACAAAATACAGGATAATATCGTAAAGGACACGGTAACCAATGGCGCGGGAATTGCGGTCTCGACCCGTTTCAGTGCAGAGCCATTTGAAGGAACGACTATTGTGGAACGCAACACACTAACAAGAACCGGTAGCTATGATACCGGATACGGAGTCAGTCTAGGGGCTTTGTGGTTATTTGCCGGAGAAAGCGATATGACAGGCAAAATCATATTGCGGAACAATGTCGCACAAGATAGCACCTATGCAGGACTTATCGCCCACGGTGACTTTACGATGCAAGATGTTCTCCTGCAAAATATCGTTATTGACGGTACAGGTACGAACGGAATTGACGTGACACCTAAAGTCAAAGGCTCTGCAACAGTAGACAATGTAATTGTTCGTGGAGATCGAATGAAGATGGTGTCCAATCCTGCACCACAATTCCGATTCAATGAAATCAACCTAGGCTTTGCCTCGCTCAAGAACCCACCGATCGTTGATCCGGGCGATCCCAATGAACCAGGTAGTCCAGGTGGAGGTTCAGGAGCGAGTGGTAGCGGTGGTGCGTCCGGTACAGCTCCATCCAGTTCTTCTACAGCCGCTTTTGATGCTGCATTAAAAGCTGGTCTTGAAGCAGGCCAGGCAAGGATTGAGCTTAAGGTTGGTTCTGACGGAAATGTTAACCTGACGGCATCGGCTTTATTAGCTGCAGCAACTGCTCATCCTGATACAATGATTGCGGTTGTCGGTGATGGGGCAGCGTATCTCTTCCCGCTGGCATTAACCGAACAAGTATTGAAGCAAGCTGGAGTTGTTGATTCTAGTAAGGCGGTTATATCTATTCAGGTATCGCCAATTACAGAATCAGAGCAAGCCGGACTGTCGCAACAAGCAAAGAAACAAGGTGTAGAGCTCATTGGCGACGCCAAGAAATTTACTGTAAGCGTGGCTGAAGGCAATAAAACAACTGAAATTACCCATTATGATGGCACAACATACGTTGAACGTCAGATGACTGTAAATGGAAAAGTAGATCCTGCGACTGCCGTAGTATTACTCTATGATCCAACAACAGGCACACTACGCTACGTACCTGCGTTGTTCGTGGTAAATGCTGATGGAACAACGACTGTAACCATCAAAAGTACGGCTAATGGAATCTTTACTGTTGCTAATCACCCGATGACATTCTCCGATATTAACAATCATTGGGCTAAATCGGAAATTGACAGATTAGCCTCCCGGTATATTGTGAAAGGGATATCCTCGGATCGGTTTGCGCCAGGACAATCAGTAAGCCGGGCCGAATTTGCAGCCATGCTTGTTAGAGCACTTGATCTGCAAAGCGGTGGGAACAACGTTACGTACCAAGATGTGAACTCGAATGCCTGGTACAGTGAAGCAATCGCTGCTGCAGCCCATTACGGGTTGGTAAATGGCTATAAGGAAGGATCTTTCCGTCCAAACGCCAACATTAGTAGGGAAGAAATGGCGGTTATGACAGCTCGAGCACTGAAGCTGTTACAAGCAAAAGTGACTCAGGATTCTCCTCTGCTTGTCGCTTTTAATGACGCTGCTCTCGTACATGAGTGGGCTCGTGAAGATGTAGAGTTATTGCTTGCCGCAGGAATCATGAAGGGGCAAAGCGAAGCACGATTTGCTCCCGGAAGCCAGACCACCCGGGCGGAATCAGCTGTCATTTTATCCAGATTGCTCGTATTAGGTAAGCTGCTGAACCCATAG
- a CDS encoding tetratricopeptide repeat protein — MKEKNQPAESSGSNVVPISMDAGFFFQRAVSSLDRYHYDKALKYFRKAVEYEPENPVNHCNMAGILSEMGDYAASNAALSVVLKDIDPSMTECYFYMANNYANMDMFEEAEEALVKYLEEDPNGQFLGEAEEMMDLLQFELNRPTKLKSIKSREGIVEHDQARELLEEGKFIQAVKLLEGVTEKHPDFLAARNNLALGYYYLGRFAKSKDTIHGVLEQEPGNLHALCNLAIFYQYEGQEELLLELAGRLRKVVPFHQEHVFKLATTMGILGEHEAAYGHFKRLLQDEEVNFDPCLYHYAAVAAYNLGRYKEATTLWTQVKKLDPDSVIPIFYLSRIEGIHAGEQALPISYNYHLPYEEQFRLWEESKEWLPNDLGKNPLIRSSFFWALRHGDQKTKLQVIQAFGRIADREVEEALQAFLLEPDEDEYLKDMALFVLRNMGVTKQIAVTSEGSTTMVDPSKVSTKLPVWKSEWQSVVDLVLTNMSNNFDLQQQYDLETLWVDFLTRLYPDTPAINHIEGWAAALEYLTAKIHHLSISYDEVASRYGISASTVRRYVGRVDEVCGIKEKIQSVFPSVQ, encoded by the coding sequence ATGAAAGAGAAAAATCAGCCGGCTGAGAGCTCGGGCTCTAATGTAGTGCCCATCTCTATGGATGCAGGCTTTTTCTTCCAGAGAGCCGTCTCTTCATTAGACCGCTATCACTATGACAAGGCATTGAAGTATTTTCGCAAAGCAGTAGAATATGAACCTGAAAATCCGGTTAATCATTGTAATATGGCGGGGATCTTGTCGGAAATGGGAGATTATGCGGCTTCAAATGCCGCACTATCCGTTGTTCTGAAGGATATCGATCCGTCGATGACGGAGTGCTATTTCTATATGGCGAACAATTATGCGAATATGGATATGTTTGAAGAGGCGGAAGAAGCGCTGGTGAAGTATTTAGAGGAAGACCCAAATGGGCAATTCCTCGGAGAAGCGGAAGAAATGATGGATTTGCTGCAGTTTGAGTTGAATCGACCAACCAAGCTGAAGAGCATTAAATCAAGAGAAGGCATTGTGGAGCATGATCAGGCAAGAGAATTGCTAGAGGAAGGTAAGTTCATCCAAGCAGTTAAATTGTTAGAGGGCGTTACGGAGAAGCATCCTGATTTCTTGGCTGCTCGTAATAATTTGGCACTGGGATATTATTATCTTGGACGGTTTGCTAAATCGAAGGATACGATTCATGGCGTGCTGGAACAGGAACCTGGTAATTTGCATGCGCTATGTAATCTAGCGATATTCTATCAATACGAAGGACAAGAAGAGTTGCTGCTAGAGCTTGCTGGACGTCTCCGCAAGGTAGTTCCGTTCCATCAGGAGCACGTATTTAAACTAGCAACTACGATGGGGATCTTGGGAGAGCATGAAGCAGCCTACGGCCATTTCAAAAGATTGCTTCAAGATGAGGAAGTTAATTTTGATCCTTGTCTTTATCATTATGCTGCAGTAGCTGCGTATAATTTGGGTCGTTATAAGGAAGCTACAACATTATGGACCCAGGTGAAGAAGCTTGATCCTGATTCTGTAATTCCTATATTCTATTTGAGCCGAATTGAGGGAATTCATGCTGGAGAGCAGGCATTGCCTATAAGCTATAACTACCACCTTCCCTATGAGGAGCAGTTCCGTCTATGGGAGGAGTCGAAGGAATGGCTTCCAAATGATTTGGGAAAGAACCCGTTGATCCGTTCCTCGTTCTTCTGGGCACTTCGCCATGGCGATCAAAAGACGAAGCTACAAGTAATTCAAGCCTTCGGCCGAATTGCCGATAGGGAAGTAGAGGAAGCGTTACAAGCATTTCTGCTCGAGCCGGATGAGGATGAGTATTTGAAGGATATGGCACTCTTTGTTCTTCGTAATATGGGCGTCACCAAGCAGATCGCAGTAACATCGGAAGGCTCGACTACTATGGTAGATCCAAGTAAGGTATCGACCAAGCTGCCAGTATGGAAGAGCGAATGGCAGTCTGTTGTGGATTTGGTATTGACGAATATGAGTAACAATTTCGATCTTCAGCAGCAATATGATCTCGAAACGTTGTGGGTCGATTTCTTGACTCGGTTATATCCAGATACTCCCGCGATCAATCATATTGAAGGTTGGGCAGCGGCACTTGAATATTTGACGGCCAAAATACACCACCTTTCCATCTCATATGATGAGGTGGCGAGTCGGTATGGTATTTCGGCTTCTACTGTCCGTAGGTATGTTGGTCGAGTGGATGAGGTGTGCGGGATTAAGGAGAAAATACAATCTGTTTTCCCGTCGGTTCAGTAG
- the trxB gene encoding thioredoxin-disulfide reductase, whose product MYKSIVIGTGPAGLTAAIYLARANLKPIIIEGIQPGGQLTTTTEVENFPGFPQGIMGPELMENMRKQAERFGAEFRSGWVEEVDFSKRPFKVKVDGGDELQAETVILSTGASAKYLDIPGEQENVGRGVSTCATCDGFFFRGKKIIVVGGGDSAMEEASFLTRFASTVTLVHRREELRASKIMQDRVKSNEKVKWALGRTPLEVVTDDNGAVIGLKVRNNVSNQEELVEADGVFVAIGHTPNTKFLGGQIKIDDHGYIVVKPGTSETNVSGVFACGDVQDTRYRQAITAAGSGCMAAMDCEKFMEGSMVHDWSENL is encoded by the coding sequence ATGTACAAGTCTATTGTTATTGGAACGGGTCCAGCCGGGTTAACGGCCGCCATTTATTTAGCAAGGGCTAATTTGAAGCCGATCATTATTGAGGGTATACAGCCTGGGGGACAGTTAACTACGACCACCGAGGTAGAGAACTTTCCTGGTTTTCCGCAGGGGATTATGGGTCCGGAACTCATGGAGAACATGCGTAAACAAGCCGAACGCTTTGGTGCAGAATTTAGGAGCGGATGGGTGGAGGAAGTCGATTTCTCTAAACGACCTTTCAAAGTGAAGGTTGATGGTGGCGATGAACTGCAGGCAGAGACGGTTATTCTGTCAACAGGGGCATCGGCAAAATATCTAGATATTCCAGGCGAACAGGAGAATGTTGGACGTGGCGTGAGTACGTGCGCAACCTGTGACGGATTTTTCTTCCGGGGGAAGAAGATCATCGTAGTTGGTGGTGGTGATTCCGCGATGGAAGAAGCAAGCTTCTTAACGCGCTTTGCGTCCACTGTAACGTTGGTGCATCGGCGTGAAGAACTCCGTGCTTCTAAGATCATGCAAGACCGCGTCAAGAGCAATGAGAAAGTGAAGTGGGCGCTTGGACGTACACCGCTGGAAGTAGTCACGGATGATAATGGTGCTGTTATCGGCCTCAAGGTCCGTAATAATGTAAGTAATCAGGAAGAATTGGTGGAGGCGGACGGTGTCTTTGTAGCCATTGGACATACTCCTAATACGAAGTTTCTAGGTGGTCAGATTAAGATAGATGACCATGGCTATATTGTAGTCAAACCAGGGACGAGTGAGACGAATGTATCGGGGGTGTTCGCTTGTGGTGATGTGCAAGACACACGTTATCGTCAGGCGATTACTGCAGCAGGTTCAGGATGTATGGCTGCGATGGACTGTGAGAAGTTCATGGAAGGTAGTATGGTTCATGATTGGAGTGAGAATCTGTAG
- a CDS encoding response regulator transcription factor yields the protein MIRIVIAEDQRMLRGALASLLDLEDDIEVIGQAGDGAEALALIERIQPDVCLMDIEMPLKSGLDVAEILKEQSSPCRIIILTTFARPGYFERAVKTGVHGYLLKDESSDKLAESIRRVMAGHREISPELIFGSIKENNPLSDREREILKLAAEGLTANQIASSMHLSYGTVRNYISEIMNKLDVKSRIEAVRLAEEKGWM from the coding sequence ATGATTCGAATCGTCATCGCTGAAGACCAGCGTATGCTACGAGGGGCGCTTGCTTCCCTACTGGATCTGGAAGATGACATTGAAGTCATCGGCCAAGCCGGAGATGGAGCAGAGGCTCTCGCACTAATCGAACGAATTCAACCAGATGTTTGTCTAATGGATATCGAAATGCCCCTAAAGAGCGGGTTAGACGTAGCCGAAATTTTAAAAGAACAATCATCTCCTTGCCGAATTATCATTCTGACGACATTTGCTCGTCCCGGATATTTCGAGCGCGCAGTCAAAACGGGAGTTCATGGTTACCTCCTCAAAGACGAATCCAGCGATAAGCTGGCGGAATCCATCCGTCGTGTCATGGCTGGTCACAGGGAAATATCTCCCGAGCTTATTTTCGGCAGCATCAAAGAGAACAATCCGCTGAGTGATCGAGAGCGGGAAATTCTAAAGCTTGCCGCAGAAGGTCTGACCGCCAACCAAATCGCCAGCTCGATGCACCTTTCTTACGGAACCGTACGCAATTATATTTCTGAGATCATGAATAAGCTGGATGTCAAAAGCCGGATTGAGGCTGTCCGTCTAGCCGAGGAAAAAGGCTGGATGTAG
- a CDS encoding sensor histidine kinase encodes MTREKFRLFPSKLGFYPFIWLVYIALPIFNIRNETGVKLILGYALIALFVVSYRQLYWATTTFSIWLGIQMSIIVIMSVFYNPFNLYMGFFTANFIGYYTDRRKFNMAMVIFAAVELVPLILTRDQLDGTGILFMLPFFIIMMISPFGIRSMNRRQNLERELDQANEQIKELVKREERMRIARDLHDTLGHTLSLITLKSQLVEKLALKDPHRAQFEAAEIQRTSRAALRQVRELVSDMRAITVAEELAGAGEILKSANIALEIEGDAHLEGVSDLTQNILSLCIKEAMTNIVKHSQAENCVIRIGVTEAKVSVNIEDDGIGLHSRESGDSLHGNGLKGMAERLSLIEGTLNLSPGTKKGTRLLVTVPLIVKDRKEGEPA; translated from the coding sequence ATGACACGCGAGAAGTTTCGCCTTTTCCCTAGCAAGCTAGGATTCTATCCTTTCATTTGGTTAGTGTATATCGCCCTCCCCATTTTCAATATCCGTAACGAAACCGGGGTTAAGCTCATTCTTGGATACGCACTCATCGCATTATTCGTAGTAAGTTATCGGCAATTGTACTGGGCTACTACTACTTTTTCTATATGGCTGGGCATTCAGATGTCGATTATCGTCATCATGTCCGTGTTCTACAACCCATTTAATCTGTACATGGGATTCTTCACGGCTAATTTTATCGGATATTATACGGACCGACGTAAATTTAATATGGCTATGGTTATATTCGCTGCCGTAGAGCTTGTGCCGCTGATATTAACAAGGGACCAATTGGATGGTACCGGTATTCTGTTCATGCTCCCCTTCTTTATTATCATGATGATATCACCCTTTGGTATTCGCTCAATGAATCGTCGGCAGAATCTAGAGAGAGAATTGGATCAAGCAAATGAACAGATCAAGGAATTAGTCAAACGAGAGGAACGGATGCGGATTGCCCGGGATCTGCATGATACACTAGGCCATACTTTATCTCTGATCACTTTAAAAAGTCAGCTGGTGGAGAAGCTCGCTCTGAAGGATCCACATCGCGCTCAATTTGAAGCAGCGGAAATTCAGCGAACGTCTAGGGCAGCGTTACGCCAAGTCCGTGAGTTAGTATCCGACATGCGCGCGATTACCGTGGCGGAAGAACTAGCAGGAGCTGGGGAAATACTCAAATCGGCGAATATCGCTCTAGAAATAGAAGGAGATGCACATTTAGAGGGTGTATCCGACCTAACCCAGAATATTCTAAGCTTATGTATCAAAGAAGCCATGACTAATATTGTGAAGCATAGCCAGGCCGAGAACTGCGTGATTCGAATCGGAGTCACCGAAGCTAAGGTGAGCGTTAATATTGAGGACGATGGAATTGGATTACATTCCAGGGAATCAGGTGATTCTCTCCATGGCAATGGACTCAAAGGCATGGCTGAACGACTCTCTCTTATTGAAGGCACCTTAAATCTATCACCTGGTACAAAAAAAGGAACCAGGCTCCTTGTCACAGTTCCACTCATCGTGAAAGACCGAAAGGAGGGTGAACCCGCATGA